The DNA region CAAAAATCATTTCGTTTCAATGGTGTCTCATGAGTTCCGAGCATCTTTAACACTGATCGCAGCGGCTAGCAGCCTCCTCAAGCTTCACAGTCAAAAAATGACCTCGGATCTGAGGCAGAAATATTTCAATAAAATTTCTGAAGTTATCAACAACACAGTCGAGCTAATTGAAGGATTTATCACCATTAGCAAGGCTGAAGTTGGAACTTTAAAAATCAACAAATCGCCTCTTCTTTTACCCAAACTTTGCAAAGAGGTTTGGCAAGATGTTCAAATTATCACTGAAACAAACCATCGGCTGATTTTTTCTAATAATTGCCCGTGGGATACAGTCATTGCTGACAAAACCCTGCTTCGCCAAATCCTGCTTAATTTGTTCTTGAACGCGGTAAAATATTCACCTGAAGCTAGTTCAATCAGCTTAGAACTTGCCGGCATCAAGGGTAAGATCATGATTCGCATCAAAGATCAGGGCGTAGGGATTCCCTTGGAGGATCGGGAACACCTGTTTGAGCTTTTTCATCGCGCTCAAAATGCTTCTGCCTGCGCCGGCACAGGATTAGGACTAGCAATTGTTAAACAAGCAGTGGAACTGCATGGCGGCAACATCTCGGTTGAAAGTGAAGTGGGAGTTGGCACAACGTTTACCGTAACGCTGCCGGTGTTACCCGATTCAAATTGTTAGTTTAATGAATCTTGTTTCCAGCACAAAAAAACAGCTTAATCGGCAAAGCTTCTCGATTAACGAAACCCAATGCCTCAACCTTAAAACTGTTCCAGCAGCCATTCAGACGCTCGTTCACCCAAGTCTAAAGGAATGCTGACCGCTTTGCCAAGGCGGGGGTTTTCGCGTGTGTGCTGAATATACTTTTCCACTTGTGCCACGCTATCCCAAGCATGAAGATAACTCGCAATCGCATCGAGATGGGCTATATAATCTCCCTCATCCATAGGAAAAGAGGCTTGTTCCAGGTACTTCCACATGACCTGAACAAAAATTTTCCCTCGAGTCCGCCGCAGTTGAATATCG from Microcoleus sp. FACHB-68 includes:
- a CDS encoding DUF3067 family protein produces the protein MTGNDLRQLLLNKWGRSYDIQLRRTRGKIFVQVMWKYLEQASFPMDEGDYIAHLDAIASYLHAWDSVAQVEKYIQHTRENPRLGKAVSIPLDLGERASEWLLEQF
- a CDS encoding PAS domain-containing sensor histidine kinase, producing the protein MSLKVELLEPHVTEFESRLLSSRELAEQMPTPTEVMYRSFVENAVVGMFQATTSGRFLMANLALTRICGYEMPAEMTACAINLKALLYVASGRHTELIHLLQHQANVYKFESQIYRLDGSKIWICENLRAIFDANGKMLGYEGTVEDITERKQAEVSLQDALQKEKALKNHFVSMVSHEFRASLTLIAAASSLLKLHSQKMTSDLRQKYFNKISEVINNTVELIEGFITISKAEVGTLKINKSPLLLPKLCKEVWQDVQIITETNHRLIFSNNCPWDTVIADKTLLRQILLNLFLNAVKYSPEASSISLELAGIKGKIMIRIKDQGVGIPLEDREHLFELFHRAQNASACAGTGLGLAIVKQAVELHGGNISVESEVGVGTTFTVTLPVLPDSNC